A DNA window from Haliovirga abyssi contains the following coding sequences:
- a CDS encoding ribonuclease J has protein sequence MEWKPFYNNNKEGKLYVIPLGGIGEIGKNMTLIQYKDEIISIDVGLTFPGEDMLGIDLVIPDFNYVIKNSSKLKGIVLTHGHEDHIGALPYLYKEIPADIPMYGSKLTLALAKEKFERFDENVKHNFKEVKGRDKVKIGKYFEAEFIKTTHSISDTFAIAIHTPIGTIVHTGDFKIDLTPINNESTDFFKLAELGEKGVLFLMSDSTNAEREGYTMSERSVGEALQQECEKAKGRIVVAAFASHIHRLQQIIEVATNLGRKIAIDGRSMIRVVELASRLGYLKIEDNVLIDLKSVDNYKDEEIVLLCTGTQGEPMAALSRIANRTHKHINIKEGDTVIISATPIPGNEKAVYKTINRLIKNNAEVIYEKISGIHVSGHGSQDELKLMLNLVKPKFFMPVHGEYKHLKKHKDMALAVGIPEENIIISENGLKIEITKNNAKISGKVPSGITLIDGLGIGDIGNIVLRDRQHLAQDGIVIVVITISKKDGEILAGPDIITRGFVYARESGDLIRGTESLIKEELSKYKKVTEWAVLKSAVRDITRGYLYEQTKRNPIILPIIMEV, from the coding sequence ATGGAATGGAAGCCATTTTATAATAATAATAAAGAAGGGAAGTTATATGTTATACCTTTAGGAGGAATTGGAGAAATAGGGAAAAATATGACATTGATTCAATATAAAGATGAAATTATTTCAATAGATGTAGGATTAACTTTTCCTGGAGAAGATATGTTGGGAATAGATTTAGTGATACCAGATTTTAATTATGTGATTAAAAATTCTTCGAAATTAAAAGGAATAGTATTAACTCACGGGCATGAAGATCATATTGGAGCTTTGCCATACTTATATAAAGAGATACCAGCAGACATTCCTATGTATGGAAGTAAATTAACATTAGCATTAGCAAAAGAAAAATTTGAAAGATTTGATGAAAATGTAAAACATAATTTTAAAGAGGTAAAAGGAAGAGATAAAGTAAAAATTGGGAAATATTTTGAAGCTGAATTTATAAAAACGACTCATAGTATTTCAGATACTTTTGCTATTGCAATACATACTCCTATAGGAACTATAGTTCATACTGGAGATTTTAAAATAGATTTAACACCAATTAATAATGAATCTACAGACTTTTTTAAATTAGCAGAATTAGGAGAAAAGGGAGTTTTATTTTTAATGTCTGACAGTACCAATGCTGAAAGAGAAGGGTACACTATGTCAGAAAGAAGTGTTGGAGAGGCATTGCAACAAGAGTGTGAAAAGGCAAAAGGGAGAATAGTTGTAGCAGCTTTTGCAAGTCATATACATAGATTGCAACAAATTATAGAGGTAGCTACAAATTTAGGAAGAAAAATAGCTATTGATGGAAGAAGTATGATTAGAGTTGTGGAACTAGCTTCTAGATTAGGCTATTTAAAGATAGAAGATAATGTATTAATTGATCTGAAATCAGTAGATAATTATAAAGATGAAGAGATAGTTTTATTGTGTACAGGAACTCAAGGAGAACCAATGGCTGCATTATCTAGAATAGCTAATAGAACACATAAACATATAAATATAAAAGAAGGGGATACTGTAATAATATCTGCTACACCTATTCCTGGGAATGAAAAAGCAGTATATAAAACAATAAATAGATTAATAAAAAATAATGCTGAAGTTATTTATGAAAAAATATCAGGAATTCATGTATCTGGACATGGAAGTCAAGATGAATTAAAGTTAATGTTAAATTTAGTTAAACCTAAATTTTTTATGCCAGTTCATGGAGAGTATAAACATTTAAAAAAACATAAAGATATGGCATTAGCAGTTGGAATTCCTGAAGAAAATATTATAATCTCTGAAAATGGATTGAAAATTGAAATAACTAAAAATAATGCTAAAATATCAGGTAAAGTACCATCAGGAATAACATTAATAGATGGGCTTGGAATAGGTGATATTGGAAACATTGTATTAAGAGATAGACAACATTTAGCTCAAGATGGTATAGTGATAGTAGTTATAACTATTTCAAAAAAAGATGGAGAAATTCTTGCAGGACCAGATATAATTACAAGAGGATTTGTATATGCAAGAGAGTCTGGAGATCTTATTCGTGGTACTGAAAGTTTGATAAAAGAGGAACTTTCAAAATATAAAAAAGTAACAGAATGGGCAGTATTAAAAAGCGCTGTAAGAGATATAACAAGAGGATATTTATATGAACAGACAAAAAGAAATCCAATAATTTTACCTATAATAATGGAGGTTTAA
- a CDS encoding YhbY family RNA-binding protein, with protein MKITSKRRAYLRKLANKEVAIIRVGKDGISENLIEALNKALTARELVKIKVLNNSEEDIKKVGYEIAEKVKAELIHILGKTAVFFRENEEKPIISTELKGI; from the coding sequence ATGAAAATAACAAGCAAAAGAAGAGCATATTTAAGAAAACTAGCAAATAAAGAAGTAGCGATAATAAGAGTTGGTAAAGATGGAATAAGTGAAAATTTAATAGAAGCATTAAACAAAGCTTTAACAGCTAGAGAATTGGTTAAAATAAAAGTTTTAAATAATTCAGAGGAAGATATAAAAAAAGTTGGGTATGAAATAGCTGAAAAAGTAAAAGCAGAGTTAATCCATATCTTAGGAAAAACTGCAGTTTTTTTTAGAGAAAATGAAGAAAAACCTATCATTTCAACTGAGTTAAAGGGGATATAA
- a CDS encoding divergent PAP2 family protein translates to MSYKGIFFGNGILDIVFVAWFIAQGYKVISSVFKEKKLNFKRFIETGGMPSSHTASVVSLLTAIGIKNGISSTEFAITFVFAMIVMYDSSGVRRAAGKQASVLNRIVDDLWKKDGKRIMENDLKELLGHTPVEVFAGAILGVVVAFIMS, encoded by the coding sequence ATGAGTTATAAAGGAATTTTTTTTGGAAATGGAATTTTAGACATAGTTTTTGTAGCTTGGTTTATAGCACAAGGATATAAAGTCATAAGTTCTGTATTTAAAGAAAAAAAATTGAATTTTAAAAGATTTATAGAAACAGGCGGTATGCCAAGTTCGCATACTGCTTCTGTAGTATCTTTGCTAACAGCTATAGGAATAAAAAATGGAATTAGTTCAACAGAATTTGCAATTACATTTGTTTTTGCTATGATTGTAATGTATGATTCTTCAGGAGTAAGAAGAGCTGCAGGAAAACAAGCCTCTGTATTAAATAGAATAGTAGATGATTTATGGAAAAAAGATGGAAAAAGAATTATGGAAAATGATTTAAAAGAACTTTTAGGGCATACGCCTGTAGAAGTTTTTGCAGGAGCAATTTTAGGAGTAGTAGTGGCATTTATTATGAGTTAA
- the dxs gene encoding 1-deoxy-D-xylulose-5-phosphate synthase has translation MKIKDKNLEELKDIAKEIRELLIDVVSKNGGHLASNLGVVELTIALHYIFNSPEDIMLWDVGHQAYVHKILTGREERFPTIRKKGGLTPFTNPNESIHDGFISGHAGNTLSAALGIHEAKKNNKVIAIIGDAALANGESLEAINNISEKDKNLIIVLNDNEHSIGENVGALSKYMSKIMGKKSYNDFKNEVELLVRKVIFGNSVADFIKRLEHTVKYFFNPGNFFEELGIHYIGPVDGHNLKELISTFEDVKDMEGPVIVHIKTEKGKGYKFAEQNREKFHGISPFDIKTGETCKKNESYSQLFGNKLVELGEKNSEIIAITAGMIKGTGLDKFFEKYPKRSYDVGIAEMHAVTFAGGLAIKGKKPVVAIYSTFLQRAYDQLIHDIALQNLPVLFILDRAGIVGEDGPTHNGIFDIAYLQSIPNIRIMAPFSKEDLEKSLEFAVNDKSGPIAIRIPRDSSFCLNVGFEYGKWQEIKKGNEYLVIAVGSMLKELLIIEKELNKNNVYPTIVGVNFINPLDEKYILENFVKYEKIFILEEGILHGGFSSKILEFLNDKNINKIIHRIGIEGFVEHGKRDEILTDLGLKGKKLVDRLLKK, from the coding sequence ATGAAAATAAAAGATAAAAATTTAGAAGAGTTAAAAGATATAGCAAAAGAGATAAGAGAACTTCTTATAGATGTTGTGAGTAAAAATGGTGGTCATTTAGCATCTAATTTAGGAGTGGTAGAGCTTACAATAGCACTCCATTATATATTTAATTCTCCAGAAGATATAATGCTTTGGGATGTAGGGCATCAAGCTTATGTACATAAAATATTGACAGGAAGAGAAGAAAGATTTCCTACGATTAGAAAAAAAGGTGGTTTAACACCTTTTACTAATCCTAATGAGAGTATTCATGATGGATTTATATCGGGACATGCTGGGAATACATTGTCAGCAGCACTTGGAATACATGAGGCTAAAAAGAATAACAAAGTAATAGCTATAATAGGAGATGCAGCATTAGCAAATGGAGAAAGTTTAGAAGCTATAAATAATATTAGTGAAAAAGATAAAAATTTAATAATAGTATTAAATGACAATGAACATTCTATAGGTGAAAATGTAGGAGCTTTGTCAAAATATATGAGTAAAATAATGGGTAAGAAAAGTTATAATGACTTTAAAAATGAAGTAGAATTATTAGTTAGAAAAGTAATATTTGGGAATTCTGTAGCTGATTTTATAAAAAGATTAGAACATACGGTAAAATATTTTTTTAACCCTGGGAATTTTTTTGAAGAATTAGGTATTCATTATATAGGACCTGTTGATGGGCATAATTTAAAAGAGTTAATATCTACTTTTGAAGATGTAAAAGATATGGAAGGACCTGTAATTGTACATATAAAAACAGAAAAAGGGAAAGGGTATAAATTTGCAGAACAAAACAGAGAAAAATTTCACGGTATATCTCCATTTGATATAAAAACAGGAGAAACTTGTAAAAAAAATGAATCTTATTCACAACTGTTTGGAAATAAACTTGTAGAATTAGGAGAAAAAAATTCAGAAATAATTGCTATAACTGCGGGAATGATAAAAGGGACAGGTTTAGATAAATTTTTTGAAAAATATCCTAAAAGATCATATGATGTTGGAATAGCAGAAATGCATGCTGTAACTTTTGCAGGAGGGCTTGCTATAAAAGGGAAAAAACCAGTAGTGGCAATATATTCTACATTTTTACAAAGAGCTTATGATCAATTAATTCACGATATTGCATTGCAAAATTTACCAGTTTTATTTATTTTGGATAGAGCAGGAATAGTTGGAGAAGATGGGCCTACTCATAATGGGATATTTGATATTGCCTATTTACAATCTATACCTAATATTAGAATTATGGCACCATTTTCAAAAGAAGATTTAGAAAAATCATTGGAATTTGCAGTAAATGATAAATCAGGACCTATTGCAATAAGAATTCCAAGAGATTCAAGCTTTTGTTTGAATGTAGGTTTTGAATATGGTAAATGGCAAGAAATAAAAAAAGGTAATGAATATTTAGTTATAGCAGTTGGAAGTATGTTAAAAGAGCTGTTAATTATAGAAAAAGAATTGAATAAAAATAATGTTTATCCAACTATTGTAGGAGTTAATTTTATAAATCCATTAGATGAAAAATATATCTTAGAAAATTTTGTTAAATATGAAAAGATATTTATATTAGAAGAAGGAATATTACATGGTGGGTTTAGTAGTAAAATATTAGAATTTTTAAATGATAAAAATATTAATAAAATTATACACAGAATAGGAATAGAAGGATTTGTAGAGCATGGAAAAAGAGATGAAATATTGACAGATTTAGGATTAAAGGGAAAAAAATTAGTGGATAGGTTATTAAAGAAATAA
- a CDS encoding HD domain-containing protein → MADKNVRVFVNGILLHPVIQKLKLVDDKGITVSTHTYDVLRVAIKQIKSRYFDNLEEASEDLDFFAILIGILIHDTTKGTLRLSGSKNSHSYIMRNNPDIVMKEAESIIEEVENFTKLNIKKETRDHIIHIVASHHGRWGRIKPQTKEAHIVHEADKYSAMYHRITPIGAKKIIKLMSDGFSKDEVVKITGYTSGIIDNRLKRAKQELNIKTNRGLLSYYNKYKSIPDGDEFFSRRIRETEKLIKKVEVIGFEDLVLKNILIDYIYREDIFE, encoded by the coding sequence TTGGCAGATAAAAACGTGAGGGTTTTTGTTAATGGTATTTTATTACATCCAGTTATTCAAAAATTAAAATTAGTAGATGATAAGGGGATAACAGTTTCAACTCATACTTATGATGTATTAAGGGTGGCAATAAAACAGATAAAAAGCAGGTATTTTGACAATTTAGAAGAGGCTTCAGAAGATTTGGACTTTTTTGCAATTTTAATAGGGATATTAATACATGATACAACTAAGGGGACATTAAGATTAAGTGGATCTAAAAATTCTCATAGTTATATAATGAGAAATAATCCAGATATTGTAATGAAAGAGGCAGAATCTATAATAGAAGAAGTGGAAAATTTTACAAAATTAAATATAAAGAAGGAAACTAGAGATCATATTATTCATATTGTTGCTTCGCACCATGGAAGATGGGGAAGAATAAAACCACAAACAAAAGAAGCACATATAGTTCATGAGGCAGATAAATATTCTGCTATGTATCACAGAATAACTCCAATTGGAGCTAAAAAGATTATAAAATTAATGTCAGATGGTTTTTCAAAAGATGAAGTGGTAAAAATAACAGGTTATACAAGTGGGATAATAGATAATAGATTAAAAAGAGCAAAACAAGAATTAAATATAAAAACAAATAGAGGATTACTTAGCTATTATAATAAATATAAATCAATACCAGATGGAGATGAATTTTTTAGTAGAAGAATTAGAGAAACTGAAAAATTAATAAAAAAAGTTGAAGTGATTGGTTTTGAAGATCTTGTATTGAAAAATATTTTAATTGATTATATTTATAGAGAAGATATTTTTGAATGA
- a CDS encoding TlyA family RNA methyltransferase, with translation MKERLDVLLVEKGFFESREKAKRAIMAGIIVVNDKKVDKAGTKVKVESELRIKGTPLKYVGRGGLKLEKSIEAFELDFKDKLVLDIGASTGGFTDCALQNGARYVYSVDVGTNQLAWKLRQDSRVKSLENMHIKNLELKELDNNLVDYIVIDVSFISLTMVFNYLKKFLNDSGQVVALIKPQFEVGTANISKGGIVKDFSKHIMAIEKVINSAYENGLFIKKLDTSPITGTKGNVEYISLFDIENKNINIDIENIVEKGKKLKKGDGKK, from the coding sequence ATGAAAGAAAGATTAGATGTACTTTTAGTGGAAAAGGGATTTTTTGAGAGTAGAGAAAAAGCTAAAAGAGCAATTATGGCAGGGATAATAGTAGTTAATGATAAAAAAGTAGATAAAGCAGGAACTAAAGTTAAAGTAGAGTCAGAATTAAGAATAAAAGGGACACCTCTAAAGTATGTAGGGAGAGGTGGATTAAAATTAGAAAAATCAATAGAAGCGTTTGAATTAGATTTTAAAGATAAATTGGTTTTGGATATTGGAGCTTCTACTGGCGGTTTTACTGACTGTGCATTACAAAATGGAGCAAGATATGTGTACAGTGTAGATGTTGGAACTAATCAATTAGCATGGAAATTAAGACAAGATAGTAGAGTAAAATCTCTTGAAAATATGCATATAAAAAATTTAGAATTAAAAGAGTTAGATAATAATTTGGTAGACTATATAGTAATTGATGTTTCTTTTATATCATTGACAATGGTATTTAATTATTTAAAAAAATTTTTAAATGATTCAGGTCAAGTTGTTGCTTTAATAAAACCACAATTTGAGGTTGGAACTGCAAATATTTCAAAAGGTGGAATAGTAAAAGATTTTTCTAAACATATTATGGCAATAGAAAAAGTTATTAATTCAGCATATGAAAATGGATTGTTTATAAAAAAATTAGACACATCTCCAATAACAGGAACTAAAGGAAATGTAGAATATATTTCATTATTTGACATAGAAAATAAAAATATTAATATAGATATAGAAAATATAGTAGAAAAAGGAAAAAAACTAAAAAAAGGAGATGGAAAAAAGTGA
- a CDS encoding S41 family peptidase, producing MKNRKIFSIGVLTLILLLAFTSLYAKSNSNKSSKDESKETVKVGFMSHIKELREISEVMDLIQTNFVGDKKIDSKVLLHGALKGMVESLDDPHTNYFPPKELNSFTEDIKGEYAGVGMVVSKKDNVLIVVSPIEDTPAYKAGMRPKDKIIAIEKDSTLNLSLEECVKKLKGKAGTTVKITVLREGVEKPFEVKLTRAIIKLKYVKSRMLENKIGYVRLTQFGEHVAPDVRKAVENLRKDGMKGLVFDLRTNPGGALSQAVKIASIFIDEDPIVTVKDKAGRVETYNHEGTAYTDFPMVVLVNGGSASASEIVSGAIKDHKRGILIGEKTYGKGSVQNIVPLPDGDGIKLTIAKYYTPSGVCINGIGINPDIEVKEKYMFFNGFITNIVKEKTEKKSDTKKDVNNVKDTKDTKNAKDTKKKEEKKSDDIQLDTAINVLKGIMFYKK from the coding sequence GTGAAAAATAGGAAAATATTTTCAATTGGAGTATTGACTTTAATATTATTATTAGCATTTACTTCACTATATGCAAAAAGTAATAGTAATAAATCAAGTAAAGATGAAAGTAAAGAAACAGTTAAAGTAGGATTTATGTCACATATAAAGGAATTAAGAGAAATTTCTGAAGTTATGGATTTAATTCAAACTAATTTTGTAGGTGATAAAAAAATAGATAGTAAAGTTCTTTTACATGGAGCGTTAAAAGGAATGGTAGAATCTTTAGATGATCCACATACAAATTATTTTCCTCCTAAAGAGCTTAATTCATTTACTGAAGATATAAAAGGAGAATATGCAGGAGTAGGAATGGTTGTTAGTAAAAAAGATAATGTATTAATAGTAGTTTCTCCAATAGAAGATACTCCAGCATATAAGGCTGGGATGAGACCAAAAGATAAAATAATAGCAATAGAAAAAGATTCAACATTAAATTTAAGTTTAGAAGAGTGTGTAAAAAAATTAAAAGGAAAAGCTGGAACAACAGTTAAAATAACTGTTTTAAGAGAAGGAGTAGAAAAACCTTTTGAGGTAAAATTAACAAGAGCTATAATAAAATTAAAATATGTTAAAAGCAGAATGTTAGAAAACAAAATAGGATATGTTAGATTAACACAATTTGGAGAACATGTAGCACCTGATGTGAGAAAAGCAGTAGAAAATTTAAGAAAAGATGGTATGAAAGGTTTAGTATTTGATTTAAGAACTAATCCTGGTGGAGCTTTGTCACAAGCTGTAAAAATAGCTTCAATATTTATAGATGAAGATCCAATTGTTACAGTAAAAGATAAAGCAGGAAGAGTAGAAACATATAATCATGAAGGTACTGCATATACAGATTTCCCAATGGTTGTACTTGTAAATGGTGGAAGTGCATCAGCTTCGGAAATAGTATCAGGAGCTATAAAAGATCATAAAAGAGGAATATTAATAGGAGAAAAAACATATGGGAAAGGCTCTGTTCAAAATATAGTACCTTTACCAGATGGAGATGGAATAAAATTAACAATAGCAAAATATTATACACCTTCTGGAGTATGTATAAATGGAATAGGAATAAATCCTGATATAGAAGTAAAAGAAAAATATATGTTTTTTAATGGATTTATTACAAATATAGTAAAAGAAAAAACAGAAAAAAAATCTGACACTAAAAAAGATGTAAATAATGTAAAAGATACAAAAGATACAAAAAATGCAAAAGATACAAAGAAAAAAGAAGAAAAAAAATCTGATGATATACAATTAGATACTGCAATAAATGTTTTAAAAGGAATAATGTTTTATAAAAAATAG
- the rsmI gene encoding 16S rRNA (cytidine(1402)-2'-O)-methyltransferase, with protein sequence MLYIVTTPIGNLEDITMRALRILKEVNYIFAEDTRQTKKLLRNFEIENIVYQYHEHNKLQQIGNIISLLKNGKDIALVTDAGVPCISDPGYEVVDEALKEGVEVTSVPGPSALTAAASISGVSMRRFVFEGFLPKKKGRQTLFKKLVEEERAIIIFESPNRILKTLKDINGYLGNRSIVIVREITKVYEEIIRGKTLEVIDKLEKKPIKGEIVLIIRGKGEDKNDSK encoded by the coding sequence ATGTTATATATAGTAACAACTCCAATAGGAAATTTAGAAGATATAACTATGAGAGCATTGAGGATATTAAAAGAAGTAAACTATATTTTTGCAGAAGATACAAGGCAAACAAAAAAACTTTTAAGAAATTTTGAAATAGAAAATATTGTATATCAATATCATGAACATAATAAATTACAACAAATTGGAAACATAATTAGTTTATTAAAAAATGGAAAAGATATAGCATTAGTTACAGATGCAGGAGTTCCTTGTATTTCAGATCCTGGATATGAAGTTGTAGATGAAGCATTAAAAGAAGGAGTTGAAGTTACTTCAGTACCTGGACCAAGTGCATTGACAGCAGCAGCTTCTATTAGTGGAGTAAGTATGAGAAGATTTGTATTTGAAGGTTTTTTACCGAAAAAGAAAGGAAGACAAACTTTATTTAAAAAATTAGTCGAAGAAGAGAGAGCTATTATAATTTTTGAATCGCCAAATAGGATATTAAAAACTTTAAAAGATATAAATGGGTATTTGGGTAATAGATCAATAGTAATAGTTAGAGAGATAACAAAAGTATATGAAGAGATAATCAGAGGAAAAACTTTAGAAGTGATAGATAAACTTGAAAAAAAGCCTATAAAAGGTGAGATAGTATTAATAATACGAGGAAAAGGTGAAGATAAAAATGACAGTAAATAA
- the ylqF gene encoding ribosome biogenesis GTPase YlqF: MTVNNINWYPGHMKKTKELIKENLKIVDLVLEVVDARIPISSKNPDILDLTKHKKRILLLNKSDLVSKENLNEWKEYFINKKFADEVIEVSARTGYNLKKLYKIMDVMLKEKSERMKKRGIIKTNLRLLVVGIPNVGKSQLINKIVGKKAAGVGNKPGFTRGKQWVRIRDGVELLDTPGILWPKFESKEVGMNLAITGSIRDEILNIEEIAAGFIKKSIEKGQEDILISKYKIKKEDLNEIPEVVIERMAFSLGMIMKGQKPNIAKIVSLILRDYRSGKLGKFALDNIEKEIDNI; this comes from the coding sequence ATGACAGTAAATAATATAAATTGGTATCCAGGACATATGAAAAAAACAAAAGAGTTGATAAAAGAAAATTTGAAAATAGTGGATTTAGTTTTAGAAGTTGTAGATGCTAGGATACCAATAAGTAGTAAAAATCCAGATATTTTAGACTTAACAAAGCATAAAAAAAGAATATTATTATTAAACAAATCAGATTTGGTTTCTAAAGAAAATTTAAATGAATGGAAAGAATATTTTATAAATAAAAAATTTGCAGATGAAGTTATAGAAGTTAGTGCAAGAACAGGGTATAATTTGAAAAAATTATATAAGATAATGGATGTAATGTTAAAAGAGAAAAGTGAGAGAATGAAAAAAAGAGGAATAATAAAGACTAATTTAAGACTACTAGTTGTGGGAATTCCTAATGTAGGAAAATCACAATTAATAAACAAAATTGTTGGGAAAAAAGCAGCTGGAGTTGGGAATAAACCTGGATTTACAAGAGGGAAACAATGGGTTAGAATAAGAGATGGAGTAGAACTTTTGGATACACCTGGTATTTTATGGCCAAAATTTGAAAGCAAAGAAGTAGGGATGAATTTAGCTATAACAGGCTCTATAAGAGATGAAATATTAAATATAGAGGAAATAGCTGCAGGATTTATAAAAAAATCAATAGAAAAAGGACAAGAAGATATTTTAATATCTAAGTATAAGATAAAAAAAGAAGATTTGAATGAGATTCCAGAAGTTGTTATTGAGAGAATGGCGTTTAGTTTAGGAATGATAATGAAAGGTCAAAAACCTAATATAGCTAAAATAGTATCTTTAATTTTAAGAGATTATAGAAGTGGAAAACTAGGTAAATTTGCTTTAGATAATATTGAAAAAGAGATAGACAATATATAA